The following proteins are co-located in the Scylla paramamosain isolate STU-SP2022 unplaced genomic scaffold, ASM3559412v1 Contig30, whole genome shotgun sequence genome:
- the LOC135097718 gene encoding uncharacterized protein LOC135097718 isoform X3 produces the protein MVVKAEWGVSLLQWYQKTFSFSFDQAAALPSTQLVLDFRDWWSYKVWLKWPVLASSLAASLTLGRDSHTLLGESDRVGVTWEVKKVDEFLGEDAGKVVARVVARHTPAGLVVTFHADTASMQELHDTVTAVLAQAMESPDLCGEVPDHATLLKFLHDFLGQSPASLWADLLQEVSPSPAAGVWHRGRLTSPAGSFQGGNGDSRRRRIVGGSMDGAGAGGAAAFPRRGGGGGGALRVD, from the exons ATGGTGGTGAAGGCGGAGTGGggcgtctctctcctgcagtggTACCAGAAAACTTTCAGCTTCTCTTTCGACCAG GCGGCGGCGCTCCCCTCCACGCAGCTGGTCCTGGATTTCCGTGACTGGTGGAGCTACAAGGTGTGGCTGAAGTGGCCGGTCCTCGCGTCCTCCCTCGCCGCTTCCCTCACGCTTGGTCGCGACAGTCACACACTGCTGGGCGAGTCAGACCGTGTGGGGGTGACGTgggaag TGAAGAAAGTGGACGAGTTTCTGGGTGAGGACGCCGGAAAGGTGGTGGCGCGGGTGGTAGCGCGACACACCCCTGCTGGCTTGGTGGTGACCTTCCACGCCGACACCGCCAGCATGCAGGAGCTCCACGATACCGTCACTGCCGTCCTTGCTCAG GCCATGGAGAGCCCTGACCTGTGTGGCGAGGTGCCTGACCACGCCACGCTTCTGAAGTTCCTGCACGACTTCCTTGGACAGTCACCGGCGAGTCTCTGGGCGGATCTGCTGCAGGAAGTAA GTCCGTCGCCTGCTGCTGGGGTCTGGCACCGAGGCAGACTTACATCACCTGCTGGAAGTTTTCAGGGAGGAAATGGGGACAG cagaAGGCGTAGGATTGTGGGAGGCAGTATGGACGGTGCTGGAGCGGGCGGGGCTGCTGCGTTCCCGcggcgaggaggtggaggtggtggtgccctCCGAGTGGATTAG
- the LOC135097718 gene encoding uncharacterized protein LOC135097718 isoform X4 gives MVVKAEWGVSLLQWYQKTFSFSFDQAAALPSTQLVLDFRDWWSYKVWLKWPVLASSLAASLTLGRDSHTLLGESDRVGVTWEVKKVDEFLGEDAGKVVARVVARHTPAGLVVTFHADTASMQELHDTVTAVLAQAMESPDLCGEVPDHATLLKFLHDFLGQSPASLWADLLQEVSPSPAAGVWHRGRLTSPAGSFQGGNGDRRRRIVGGSMDGAGAGGAAAFPRRGGGGGGALRVD, from the exons ATGGTGGTGAAGGCGGAGTGGggcgtctctctcctgcagtggTACCAGAAAACTTTCAGCTTCTCTTTCGACCAG GCGGCGGCGCTCCCCTCCACGCAGCTGGTCCTGGATTTCCGTGACTGGTGGAGCTACAAGGTGTGGCTGAAGTGGCCGGTCCTCGCGTCCTCCCTCGCCGCTTCCCTCACGCTTGGTCGCGACAGTCACACACTGCTGGGCGAGTCAGACCGTGTGGGGGTGACGTgggaag TGAAGAAAGTGGACGAGTTTCTGGGTGAGGACGCCGGAAAGGTGGTGGCGCGGGTGGTAGCGCGACACACCCCTGCTGGCTTGGTGGTGACCTTCCACGCCGACACCGCCAGCATGCAGGAGCTCCACGATACCGTCACTGCCGTCCTTGCTCAG GCCATGGAGAGCCCTGACCTGTGTGGCGAGGTGCCTGACCACGCCACGCTTCTGAAGTTCCTGCACGACTTCCTTGGACAGTCACCGGCGAGTCTCTGGGCGGATCTGCTGCAGGAAGTAA GTCCGTCGCCTGCTGCTGGGGTCTGGCACCGAGGCAGACTTACATCACCTGCTGGAAGTTTTCAGGGAGGAAATGGGGACAG aAGGCGTAGGATTGTGGGAGGCAGTATGGACGGTGCTGGAGCGGGCGGGGCTGCTGCGTTCCCGcggcgaggaggtggaggtggtggtgccctCCGAGTGGATTAG